From Mya arenaria isolate MELC-2E11 chromosome 1, ASM2691426v1, a single genomic window includes:
- the LOC128227438 gene encoding heat shock 70 kDa protein 12A-like produces the protein MQISQFFYLKQSKPLLVAAIDFGTTYSSWAFSFRHEYESDPTQISAKQWLEHESTKGPTTVLIKPDGRTLEAFGYEAETRYAELIDEEAHESYYFFKRFKMKLWNQKIERDMVIQDENSRYLSAKTVFALSIKWLKDDLWRISNDKISGTIRENEIHWVLTVPAIWDNAAKQFMREAAKQAGIEETSLTVALEPEAASLFCRHLPVERSGNKTSLGIPKAGQRYLVLDAGGGTIDITVHGVLRSMEVKELYKASGGAWGGTKVDEAFKGFINDIAGFDAMGDLKRNHLYDFIDLFRRFENKKRSISPDKDSKTIIPLPLSLCTLIEKRQGRALCDLIKNTYYASSVSMTNEKVKIDASVARRFFETCVSSTVGHLKNILSLPVNRGVEAILMVGGFSESPMLQYAVSKEFGALKRIVPREASLAVLKGAVIFGHNTKAIKERISQRTYGVETTSPFDATKHDVTKKKYYEGKARCTDIFFKHIEIGQKLKVGETQFKRRYVSIESDQSSIVFPIFITYEKNPMYTTDPGCTCVGNLTIPLSRSGKDREVIVRFIFGGTEIDVEATEKSTRKVHHLKIDFLV, from the exons ATGCAGATTTCTCAATTCTTCTATTTGAAACAGTCGAAACCACTGCTGGTTGCAGCCATAGATTTTGGTACGACGTACTCGAGTTGGGCGTTCTCCTTTCGTCATGAATACGAAAGTGATCCAACACAGATATCAGCAAAACAGTGGCTGGAACATGAATCGACGAAGG GACCAACAACGGTTTTGATAAAACCCGATGGAAGAACCCTGGAGGCATTTGGCTATGAGGCGGAGACAAGATACGCAGAACTGATTGACGAAGAGGCGCATGAATCGTACTACTTCTTCAAAAGgtttaaaatgaagttatgGAACCAG aaaatcGAACGGGATATGGTCATTCAAGACGAAAATAGTCGTTATCTATCTGCAAAAACTGTGTTTGCACTATCGATCAA ATGGCTCAAGGACGACCTTTGGCGAATTTCAAACGACAAAATTTCTGGCACAATACGAGAGAATGAGATACACTGGGTGTTGACTGTGCCAGCAATCTGGGACAATGCTGCCAAACAGTTTATGAGAGAAGCCGCTAAACAG GCTGGTATCGAAGAAACAAGTCTCACTGTTGCTCTAGAACCAGAGGCAGCGTCATTGTTTTGTCGCCACCTACCGGTTGAACGAAGCGGAAATAAAACGTCGCTCGGCATACCGAAAGCTGGACAGAGATATCTGGTGTTGGATGCGGGAG GTGGGACAATAGATATCACCGTCCATGGAGTGTTGCGTTCGATGGAGGTAAAGGAACTGTACAAGGCGAGCGGCGGTGCGTGGGGTGGAACTAAGGTCGACGAAGCCTTCAAAGGTTTCATCAATGACATTGCAG GGTTCGACGCCATGGGCGATTTAAAGCGAAACCACTTGTACGATTTCATTGATTTGTTTCGTCGATTCGAGAACAAGAAGCGGTCCATTTCTCCAGACAAGGACAGCAAGACGATTATACCCCTTCCTCTGTCCCTGTGTACCTTGATAGAGAAACGACAGGGACGAGCCTTGTGTGACCTCATCAAGAACACGTATTACGCCTCTTCG GTGTCAATGACAAACGAAAAGGTCAAGATCGACGCTAGCGTTGCCAGACGGTTTTTCGAAACATGTGTTTCAAGCACTGTTGGGCACTTGAAGAACATTCTAAGCTTGCCAGTAAACAGGGGTGTAGAAGCTATTTTGATGGTAGGTGGATTTTCCGAATCGCCTATGCTTCAATACGCTGTGAGCAAAGAGTTCGGAGCTCTAAAAAGAATTGTTCCACGGGAAGCAAGCTTGGCAGTACTGAAAGGGGCTGTAATATTTGGGCACAACACAAAAGCTATCAAAGAACGTATTAGCCAACGGACTTACGGTGTTGAAACGACCTCTCCTTTCGATGCAACCAAACACGATGTGaccaaaaagaaatattatgaagGAAAAGCCCGATGCaccgatatttttttcaagcatATAGAAATTGGACAGAAACTAAAGGTTGGTGAGACCCAATTTAAACGGCGTTATGTTAGTATAGAATCAGACCAAAGCTCAATTGTCTTTCCCATTTTTATTACGTATGAGAAGAACCCCATGTATACAACAGATCCAGGGTGTACTTGTGTTGGGAATCTTACCATCCCTCTTTCCCGCAGCGGAAAAGACAGAGAGGTTATTGTAAGGTTCATCTTTGGAGGAACAGAAATTGACGTTGAGGCAACAGAAAAATCAACAAGAAAGGTTCATCACTTGAAGATCGATTTCCTGGTTTAA